Below is a genomic region from Delftia tsuruhatensis.
CACTGATGTCCACCACCAAGCTGTCGTGCTTCGTGATGTTCATCCTGATCGGCGCGACCATGTTCGGCCTGACCTTCCAGGGCGTGGACGGTCCCAAGTGGGTGGAAGAGCTGCTGGTCTCCCTGCCCGGCGGAGAGATCGGCTTCCTGATCGTGGTCAACATCATGATCTTCGTGCTGGCCTTCTTCCTGGACTTCTTCGAGCTGTCCTTCATCGTCGTGCCGCTGCTGGCCCCCGTGGCCGAGAAGCTGGGCATCGACCTGGTCTGGTTCGGCGTGCTGCTGGCCGTGAACATGCAGACCTCGTTCATGCATCCGCCCTTCGGCTTCGCGCTGTTCTTCCTGCGCAGCGTGGCCCCGGCCAAGGCCTACATGGACAAGGTCACCAGGAAGATGGTCGAGCCCGTGACCACCATGCAGATCTATGCGGGTGCCATCCCCTTCCTGCTGATCCAGCTGTTCATGGTGGCGCTGATCATCATCTTCCCGGGCATCGTCTCCAGCAGTCTCGACAAGAAGGTGGAATACGACCTGGACAAGGTGCGCCAGGAGATGGAGGCATCCATGCCGGAGGCCATCGACTTCAACGACCCCATGTTCAACGGCGACGGCGCGAACCAGTCGCCTGCGCCCGGAGCAACGCCTGGCGAGCCTTCGGTCTCGGGCAGCGAGGACGATGCGCTCAAGGCGCTGCAGGACCAGTTGCAGCGCGAGCAACCGGCCACGCCGGGCGAGAGCAAGTCCGGCAGCTGATCGCAGGCTCCCTCAAGGACAGCAAAGGCCCCGCAACCGCGGGGCCTTTTTTCGTTCGGACCCCAGCGTGCGCCGGTCCCCTGCGCTCATGAAAAAAGCCGGGCAATGGCCCGGCTTTGCTTGCATGGCGCCGCAAGGCGCCGTGCCTTCACAGCTTTTGCGCTGACATGAAGGCGTCGTAGCGCGCTTCGGCGAAGCGGAACCACAGCACCTCGTCGCGCTGGAAGTTGCGGTAGTCGGTGTAGATCTTCTTCCAGGAGGGGTTCTTTTCGGCCAGTTCCCCATAGACCTGCATGGTGGTCTTGTAGGAGGCATCCAGCACTGCCTGCGGGAAAGGCAAAACCTTGGCCTTGCTGGCCACCAGCTGCTTGAGCGCACCCGGATTGCGTGCGTCATAGCGTGCCTGGGTGACCACATGGGCTTCGTGCGCGGCCGCCTGCACCATGGCGCGCTGCTCGGGGGTCAGCGCGGCCAGTGCCTTCTGGTTCACGTAGAACTCCAGGTTCAGGCTGCCTTCCCACCAGCCGGGGTAGTAGTAGAACGGAGCCACCTTGTTGAAGCCCAGCTTGAGGTCGTCGTAGGGGCCGATCCACTCTGCGGCGTCGATGGTGCCCTTTTCCAGCGCCTGGTAGATCTCGCCACCGGGGATGTTCTGGGGAACGCCGCCCATGCGCTCGATGATCCGACCGGCAAAGCCACCGATGCGGAACTTCAGGCCCTTGATGTCCTCAGGCGTCTTGACTTCCTTGCGGAACCAGCCGCCCATCTGCGCGCCCGTGTTGCCGCCCAGGAAGTTGACGATGCCGTACTCGGCGTAGAACTCGCGCATCAGCTTGCCACCGTTGCCATCCACGATCCAGGCCGTGAGCTGGCGTGAGTTCATGCCGAACGGAATGGCGCCGCCGATGGCGAAAGCCTCGTTCTTGCCGAAGAAGTAGTAGGGAGCGGTGTGTGCAATCTCCACCGTGCC
It encodes:
- a CDS encoding TRAP transporter substrate-binding protein; the protein is MDRRKALKHAGLAGVLTAAAAPAVHAQAAVRWRLASSFPRSLDTIYGSAEVFSKAIKEMSGGKFEVSVHAAGELMPAFGVVDGVQNGTVEIAHTAPYYFFGKNEAFAIGGAIPFGMNSRQLTAWIVDGNGGKLMREFYAEYGIVNFLGGNTGAQMGGWFRKEVKTPEDIKGLKFRIGGFAGRIIERMGGVPQNIPGGEIYQALEKGTIDAAEWIGPYDDLKLGFNKVAPFYYYPGWWEGSLNLEFYVNQKALAALTPEQRAMVQAAAHEAHVVTQARYDARNPGALKQLVASKAKVLPFPQAVLDASYKTTMQVYGELAEKNPSWKKIYTDYRNFQRDEVLWFRFAEARYDAFMSAQKL